In Salinarimonas sp., a genomic segment contains:
- a CDS encoding MFS transporter produces MTLNRILVLAAIYCAGVGAAAQISKLIPVLGAVQEWYDVTLPAATLLVSVIGAGGLVFGMVVGDLVVRAGLARSLAAAAFVALAAGLALTFAPTFPALGAIRVLESTAHLVVVTAAPGLMSRIAPAEHRTTVLAIWASFFGVAFVASQALAATGFASAAPATFLRVHVILFVPFILALALAPLRGALRDERRDRSIGRGLPPLAAYVPIRLDAGGLAALSFACHSGTTTALLTLFPGEAALRYGLRPEAVALLSVSLPVVWLIATLGASAVLRRSSATTALVAGCVIVLIALAIPGTWPA; encoded by the coding sequence ATGACCCTGAACCGTATTCTAGTGCTGGCAGCGATCTATTGTGCCGGGGTCGGCGCGGCGGCACAGATCTCCAAGCTCATCCCGGTCCTGGGCGCCGTCCAGGAGTGGTACGACGTTACCCTTCCCGCAGCGACGCTCCTCGTCTCGGTAATCGGTGCCGGCGGGCTCGTCTTCGGAATGGTCGTCGGCGATCTCGTCGTCCGCGCCGGGCTCGCACGTTCACTTGCGGCGGCGGCCTTCGTCGCCCTCGCGGCCGGTCTCGCGCTGACGTTCGCACCGACTTTCCCGGCTCTAGGCGCGATCCGGGTGCTGGAAAGCACGGCGCATCTCGTTGTCGTGACGGCGGCGCCGGGCCTCATGTCGCGTATCGCACCCGCCGAGCACAGAACCACCGTCCTGGCGATATGGGCGAGCTTCTTCGGCGTCGCCTTCGTCGCGAGCCAGGCTCTCGCCGCTACCGGATTCGCCTCGGCCGCGCCCGCCACCTTCCTTCGCGTCCATGTGATCCTCTTCGTCCCCTTCATCCTCGCGCTGGCACTTGCGCCGCTGAGAGGAGCCTTGCGCGACGAGCGCCGTGATCGATCGATCGGAAGGGGCCTGCCTCCGCTCGCCGCCTACGTGCCGATACGCCTCGATGCGGGGGGCCTCGCCGCCCTGTCCTTCGCCTGCCATTCGGGGACGACGACGGCGCTTCTGACGCTGTTCCCCGGTGAAGCAGCTCTGCGTTACGGCTTACGCCCCGAAGCTGTCGCCTTGCTCTCGGTGTCGCTGCCAGTGGTCTGGCTGATCGCGACCCTCGGAGCGAGCGCGGTCCTCCGACGCTCGAGTGCAACGACGGCGCTCGTCGCAGGATGCGTCATCGTCCTCATCGCCCTCGCTATTCCGGGCACGTGGCCCGCTTGA
- a CDS encoding 4-(cytidine 5'-diphospho)-2-C-methyl-D-erythritol kinase produces the protein MAAPVSQDVLAAFAPAKVNLTLAVLGRRDDGYHLLSSLVAFAEIGDDLVLTPGGALSLVVDGPGARALAGDPDNLVTKAARALAARVPGLTLGAFRLTKRLPVASGIGGGSADAAAALRLLARANGLAPDDPRVVDAARDTGADVPVCLAGRVCVMEGVGEALGPALPCPALSAVLVNPGVPVETRAVFRDLALPPGETLSRPPAPTPSAGDTPRDLIARLREAGNDLEAPATRLAPAIARTIDAVAKTPGCRLARMSGSGATVFGLFETDAAAASAAARLATARPGWWTVATRLGAAQEVPPTVRRAPIRAPSTASP, from the coding sequence GTGGCCGCGCCGGTCTCGCAGGACGTCCTCGCCGCCTTCGCCCCGGCCAAGGTGAACCTGACGCTCGCCGTGCTGGGGCGGCGGGACGACGGCTACCACCTGCTCTCGAGCCTCGTCGCCTTCGCCGAGATCGGCGACGACCTCGTACTGACGCCGGGCGGCGCGCTCTCGCTCGTCGTCGACGGCCCGGGCGCGCGGGCGCTCGCCGGCGACCCCGACAACCTGGTGACGAAGGCCGCCCGCGCGCTGGCCGCGCGCGTCCCCGGCCTCACGCTCGGCGCCTTTCGCCTGACCAAGCGCCTGCCCGTCGCGTCGGGCATCGGCGGCGGCTCCGCCGACGCGGCGGCGGCCTTGCGCCTTCTCGCGCGGGCGAACGGGCTCGCCCCGGACGACCCGCGCGTCGTCGACGCGGCGCGGGACACCGGCGCGGACGTCCCCGTCTGCCTCGCGGGGCGGGTGTGCGTGATGGAGGGGGTCGGCGAGGCGCTCGGGCCGGCGCTGCCCTGCCCGGCGCTGTCGGCGGTGCTGGTCAATCCGGGCGTTCCGGTCGAGACGCGCGCGGTGTTCCGCGATCTCGCTCTCCCGCCGGGCGAGACGCTGTCGCGCCCGCCCGCACCGACGCCGTCGGCCGGGGACACGCCGCGCGACCTGATCGCGCGCCTGCGCGAGGCCGGCAACGACCTCGAAGCGCCGGCCACGCGCCTCGCCCCCGCCATCGCCCGCACGATCGACGCCGTGGCGAAGACGCCCGGCTGCCGGCTCGCCCGGATGTCGGGCTCGGGCGCGACCGTCTTCGGCCTCTTCGAGACCGACGCCGCGGCGGCGTCCGCCGCCGCGCGCCTCGCGACGGCGCGACCCGGCTGGTGGACCGTCGCGACGCGGCTGGGCGCGGCTCAGGAGGTCCCGCCGACGGTGCGCAGGGCCCCGATCAGGGCCCCGAGCACCGCCTCGCCCTGA
- a CDS encoding HAD family hydrolase has product MAADPLIFDADDTLWDEQATLQAFEREIAAIVTRIAGPQSDFIARFLEAEERNIPHIGYGFASYTYSLAETLSAFPEYPHLREDVLGAYRGLYDRLANEPPPLFPGVQETLGELHRRGHRLFVLTRGIPGEQKHKLDLSGLASFFEDVRIVQRKDARAFYGLCHDHGLDPARTTMIGNSLRSDIHPALKAGLSAIWIPAETPWQHDAAAEPPPAGAQRITRFADLVKALAPA; this is encoded by the coding sequence GTGGCCGCTGACCCCTTGATCTTCGACGCGGACGACACTCTCTGGGACGAGCAGGCGACGCTCCAGGCCTTCGAGCGGGAGATCGCCGCAATCGTGACCCGGATCGCCGGGCCGCAAAGCGACTTCATCGCCCGCTTCCTGGAAGCGGAGGAGCGCAACATTCCCCATATCGGCTATGGCTTCGCGAGCTATACCTACAGCCTCGCAGAGACGCTCTCGGCATTTCCCGAGTACCCGCATCTACGCGAGGATGTGCTCGGGGCCTACCGCGGTCTCTACGATCGTCTTGCCAACGAGCCGCCCCCGCTCTTCCCGGGCGTGCAGGAGACGCTCGGGGAGCTGCACAGGCGCGGCCACAGGCTGTTCGTGCTCACGCGCGGTATCCCGGGCGAGCAGAAGCACAAGCTCGACCTTTCGGGCCTCGCGTCGTTCTTCGAGGACGTCCGCATCGTTCAACGCAAGGACGCAAGAGCGTTCTACGGCCTGTGCCACGATCACGGCCTCGACCCTGCGCGAACGACGATGATCGGCAACAGCTTGCGATCGGACATACACCCGGCGCTGAAAGCCGGTCTGTCCGCGATCTGGATTCCCGCCGAGACGCCCTGGCAGCATGATGCGGCTGCGGAGCCGCCCCCGGCGGGCGCACAGCGGATCACACGCTTTGCCGATCTCGTGAAGGCCCTCGCTCCAGCCTGA
- the rsmA gene encoding 16S rRNA (adenine(1518)-N(6)/adenine(1519)-N(6))-dimethyltransferase RsmA, protein MSAIDDLPPLREVVRDFDLAPKKQLGQNFLFDLNLTSRIARASGPLAGARVLEVGPGPGGLTRVLLAGGAAHVVAVERDARCLPALAMIAERYPGRLTVVEADAAAFDPRALLENGPGEGRPRIVANLPYNVGTQLLTGWVATRDWPPFWESLTLMFQREVAERIVADEGDRANYGRLGVLCGWRTQARILFDVPPSAFVPPPKVTSSVVQLIPRPDPAPCDVRALEAVTAAAFGQRRKMLRQSLKALGVDPAGLVEAAGVPPTARAEEVGVDGFVAMARAFAAARGA, encoded by the coding sequence ATGAGCGCCATCGACGACCTCCCGCCGCTGCGGGAGGTGGTGCGGGACTTCGACCTCGCGCCGAAGAAGCAGCTCGGCCAGAACTTCCTGTTCGACCTCAACCTGACGAGCCGCATCGCCCGCGCCTCAGGGCCGCTCGCCGGCGCGCGGGTGCTGGAGGTCGGCCCCGGCCCCGGCGGGCTCACCCGCGTGCTTCTCGCCGGCGGCGCGGCGCATGTGGTGGCCGTCGAGCGCGACGCCCGCTGCCTGCCGGCGCTGGCGATGATCGCCGAGCGCTATCCGGGCCGGCTCACGGTGGTCGAGGCGGACGCCGCCGCCTTCGACCCGCGGGCTCTGCTCGAGAACGGCCCGGGGGAGGGGAGGCCGCGGATCGTCGCCAACCTGCCCTACAACGTCGGCACCCAGCTCCTCACCGGCTGGGTCGCGACGCGGGACTGGCCGCCCTTCTGGGAGAGCCTCACCCTCATGTTCCAGCGCGAGGTGGCCGAGCGCATCGTCGCGGACGAGGGCGACAGGGCGAATTACGGCCGCCTCGGCGTGCTCTGCGGCTGGCGCACGCAGGCGCGCATCCTCTTCGACGTGCCGCCCTCCGCCTTCGTGCCCCCGCCGAAGGTGACCTCCAGCGTCGTCCAGCTGATCCCCCGCCCGGACCCCGCGCCCTGCGACGTCCGCGCGCTCGAAGCCGTCACCGCCGCCGCCTTCGGCCAGCGCCGCAAGATGCTGCGCCAGAGCCTCAAGGCGCTGGGCGTCGACCCGGCGGGGCTCGTGGAGGCCGCCGGCGTGCCGCCGACGGCGCGGGCGGAGGAGGTGGGGGTCGACGGGTTCGTCGCGATGGCGCGGGCCTTTGCGGCGGCGCGGGGCGCGTGA
- a CDS encoding integrase core domain-containing protein, translated as MRRDAVMRWRRAMRAGLGAEEAAQAVGVPRSTLYRWEKDPRPRSRRPHRMRAKSWTSELVRAVERLRDDYPMWGRAKIGPLVRLEGFAVSDRTVGRIIAHLVARGRAQPVPIARKAAKTKRWTARRRHALRLPKGLKADAPGAIVQIDTVYVQIAPECHVKHFTAYCPVAKWTVAKAFRRATAKAAALFLDKVLAEMPFPVKAIQVDGGSEFKAEFEQACADKNLVLYELPPKSPKLNGGVERCNAAWRYEFYAVYDLPAGVEALNPHIDAFQHLYNHHRPHGALAGRPPAAYLSKPAAGSPAASHMC; from the coding sequence ATGAGACGCGACGCGGTGATGCGCTGGCGTCGTGCGATGCGCGCCGGGCTCGGGGCCGAGGAGGCCGCGCAGGCCGTCGGCGTGCCGCGCTCGACGCTGTATCGCTGGGAGAAGGACCCTCGGCCGCGCAGCCGTCGCCCGCACCGGATGCGAGCCAAGTCCTGGACGTCCGAGCTGGTCCGCGCCGTCGAGCGCCTGCGCGACGACTACCCGATGTGGGGACGCGCCAAGATCGGGCCGCTCGTGCGCCTCGAAGGCTTCGCCGTCTCCGACAGGACGGTGGGGCGCATCATCGCCCACCTGGTCGCACGCGGACGCGCCCAGCCCGTCCCGATCGCCCGCAAGGCCGCCAAGACCAAGCGCTGGACCGCCAGGCGCCGTCATGCCCTGCGACTGCCCAAGGGACTGAAGGCCGACGCGCCCGGCGCCATCGTCCAGATCGACACCGTCTACGTCCAGATCGCGCCAGAGTGCCACGTCAAGCACTTCACCGCCTATTGCCCCGTCGCCAAATGGACCGTCGCAAAGGCTTTCCGGCGCGCCACCGCCAAGGCCGCCGCCCTCTTCCTCGACAAGGTCCTCGCCGAGATGCCCTTCCCGGTGAAGGCGATCCAGGTCGACGGCGGCTCCGAGTTCAAGGCCGAGTTCGAGCAGGCCTGCGCCGACAAGAACCTCGTCCTCTACGAGCTCCCGCCCAAGAGCCCCAAGCTCAACGGCGGCGTCGAGCGCTGCAACGCCGCCTGGCGCTACGAATTCTACGCCGTCTACGACCTCCCCGCCGGCGTCGAGGCCCTCAATCCCCATATCGACGCCTTCCAGCACCTCTACAACCACCACAGACCGCATGGAGCCCTTGCCGGACGACCACCCGCCGCGTACCTCTCCAAACCAGCTGCCGGGAGCCCCGCCGCGTCTCATATGTGCTGA
- a CDS encoding methyltransferase domain-containing protein — translation MIPRQLCTLTGCAAGRSRHATSKATSFDLAPAEQLLSRLRKRAHPYQVAFAGLDLRIDENVFFCPQHTKTSAIMLACLEEIELPREARALDVFTGSGVFALYLAKRGCRALGVDILPAAVRCAQHNAAANDLADRASFVLGDGLSGVIDEGPFDVVTACPPLLPGRPKHPLEGALFDERLGATHRFIADLSRVLAANGRAYLFLSDVFARVGNDLEALARAAGLVSRTAFARDVGYEVYSVIELRHAG, via the coding sequence ATGATCCCGCGTCAGCTCTGTACATTAACCGGCTGTGCAGCCGGGAGGAGTCGCCATGCGACTTCAAAAGCAACTTCCTTCGATCTTGCGCCGGCCGAGCAGCTCTTGTCGCGCCTGCGCAAGCGTGCGCATCCCTACCAGGTCGCGTTCGCCGGGCTGGACCTGCGCATCGACGAGAACGTCTTCTTCTGCCCGCAGCATACGAAGACGTCGGCGATCATGCTGGCGTGCCTGGAGGAGATCGAGCTTCCGCGAGAAGCGCGGGCACTCGACGTGTTCACCGGCTCGGGCGTCTTCGCCCTGTATCTCGCCAAGCGAGGATGCCGTGCGCTCGGCGTCGACATCCTGCCCGCCGCAGTACGATGCGCGCAGCACAACGCGGCCGCCAACGATCTCGCCGACCGCGCCAGCTTCGTCCTGGGCGATGGCCTCTCTGGGGTGATCGACGAAGGGCCGTTCGACGTCGTGACCGCCTGTCCGCCTCTCCTGCCGGGCCGACCGAAGCACCCGCTCGAAGGCGCGCTCTTCGACGAGCGGCTCGGGGCGACGCACCGCTTCATCGCGGATCTCTCCCGCGTTCTCGCTGCGAACGGACGCGCCTACCTGTTCCTATCCGACGTGTTCGCCCGCGTCGGCAACGATCTCGAGGCCCTCGCCCGCGCTGCGGGACTGGTCTCCCGGACGGCATTTGCGCGCGACGTGGGCTACGAGGTCTACTCCGTGATCGAGCTGCGCCATGCAGGTTGA
- a CDS encoding MFS transporter, giving the protein MDNSRLLAARALVSMSFYAVMPFAAVAVSPMLGLAPAGSLGLVAIAALGGRLLSWPIGRLTDRLGAGSILWSTAAATGGAGAWAFAAPSGASALAFLLALATLNPTANVALRVLVARRNRPRRRAQAFGLLGSAKTLGIAAGPAVVGLFFAPDAWIVVVGTALASLTLILFLVPMTTEPGRPEAPVGRAGHPAKGAALPKGVPALIAAMWILVWTGLNAITVGLATLYAVHHADLRAAATFLVVQSLLSAVLLVVAGVALARVDLFARTNLFGATAIGVPLGLLLLGVAPAGAGLAIALVVALIIAASEAVTVPALDTIVAETATTTLGGGFGRLATVEAVGVAAGLGLAAMLAIEHSLWTVAGNWALAGALMCAAAVAIALAIAERLKAVDRVAVYRPGAEAAEASTVRTDRIE; this is encoded by the coding sequence ATGGACAACTCACGCCTGCTCGCCGCTCGCGCGCTGGTCTCGATGTCCTTCTATGCGGTGATGCCGTTCGCGGCGGTCGCCGTGAGCCCGATGCTCGGCCTCGCACCTGCGGGGAGCCTCGGGCTCGTCGCGATCGCGGCACTCGGGGGACGCTTGCTGTCGTGGCCGATCGGCCGGCTGACGGACCGGCTGGGTGCAGGCTCGATACTCTGGTCAACTGCAGCTGCAACCGGGGGCGCTGGAGCATGGGCTTTCGCGGCGCCGTCCGGGGCGAGCGCCCTCGCCTTCCTGCTCGCCCTCGCGACGCTGAATCCAACGGCTAACGTCGCCCTGCGGGTGCTCGTCGCGAGGCGCAATCGGCCGCGGAGACGCGCCCAGGCGTTCGGGCTGCTCGGAAGCGCGAAGACGCTCGGAATCGCCGCCGGCCCGGCGGTCGTCGGGCTCTTCTTCGCCCCGGACGCCTGGATCGTCGTCGTCGGGACCGCGCTGGCCTCCCTGACGCTGATCTTGTTTCTCGTCCCGATGACGACCGAGCCCGGTCGTCCGGAGGCACCGGTCGGGCGAGCGGGCCATCCGGCGAAAGGGGCGGCGCTGCCGAAGGGGGTCCCGGCGCTGATCGCGGCGATGTGGATCCTGGTCTGGACGGGTCTCAATGCGATAACGGTCGGGCTTGCGACGTTGTACGCCGTGCACCATGCCGACCTGCGCGCGGCCGCCACCTTCCTCGTCGTCCAGTCCCTGCTGTCTGCGGTCCTCCTTGTCGTCGCCGGCGTGGCGCTGGCGCGCGTCGACCTCTTCGCCAGGACGAACCTGTTCGGAGCGACCGCGATAGGCGTCCCGCTCGGGCTTCTCCTGCTCGGGGTCGCGCCCGCCGGAGCCGGCCTCGCCATCGCCCTCGTCGTCGCCCTGATCATCGCCGCCAGCGAGGCCGTCACGGTCCCCGCGCTCGACACCATCGTCGCCGAAACGGCGACCACCACGCTCGGCGGAGGCTTCGGGCGCCTCGCCACGGTCGAGGCCGTAGGCGTCGCCGCAGGGCTCGGGCTCGCGGCAATGCTCGCGATCGAGCACTCCCTCTGGACGGTCGCCGGCAACTGGGCGCTCGCGGGCGCGCTGATGTGCGCGGCTGCTGTCGCGATCGCGCTCGCGATCGCCGAACGCCTCAAGGCGGTCGACCGGGTCGCCGTTTACCGCCCGGGCGCGGAGGCGGCGGAAGCCTCGACGGTTCGCACGGATCGCATCGAATGA
- the pdxA gene encoding 4-hydroxythreonine-4-phosphate dehydrogenase PdxA, giving the protein MSAARPAPLALTLGDPAGIGPEIALAAWRAREAQALPPFAIIADPAHLERVAAELGAPTPVKAVATIEEAPATFAQALPVLPLEAPVSATPGRPDSANAAAVIESIDRAVSLAQAGRAGGVVTCPIAKAVLYEAGFAHPGHTEYLAALAAKPGEAPPLSVMMLWSEGLAVVPVTVHIALADVPEALTRERILATARIVAHDLRSRFGVAKPRLALAGLNPHAGESGAMGREEIEIIAPAIATLREEGIDATGPHPADTLFHARARSTYDAALAMYHDQALVPIKTIAFDEAVNVTLGLPFVRTSPDHGTAFDIAGKGMARPDSLIAAIRLAGRLAARERAA; this is encoded by the coding sequence ATGAGCGCGGCGCGTCCCGCTCCCCTCGCCCTCACCCTCGGGGACCCGGCCGGGATCGGCCCGGAGATCGCGCTCGCCGCATGGCGGGCGCGGGAGGCGCAGGCCCTGCCGCCCTTCGCGATCATCGCGGATCCCGCGCATCTGGAGCGCGTCGCCGCCGAGCTCGGCGCGCCGACGCCGGTGAAGGCCGTCGCGACCATCGAGGAGGCGCCGGCGACCTTCGCCCAGGCGCTTCCCGTGCTGCCGCTCGAGGCCCCGGTCTCTGCGACGCCCGGCCGGCCCGACAGCGCCAACGCCGCCGCCGTGATCGAATCGATCGACCGCGCCGTCTCCCTGGCGCAGGCGGGGCGCGCCGGCGGCGTCGTCACCTGCCCCATCGCCAAGGCCGTGCTCTACGAAGCCGGGTTCGCGCATCCGGGCCACACGGAATATCTCGCGGCGCTCGCGGCGAAGCCCGGCGAGGCGCCGCCGCTCTCGGTGATGATGCTCTGGAGCGAGGGGCTCGCCGTGGTCCCGGTGACGGTGCACATCGCCCTCGCGGACGTGCCGGAGGCGCTGACGCGCGAACGCATCCTCGCCACGGCGCGGATCGTGGCGCACGACCTTCGCAGCCGCTTCGGCGTCGCCAAGCCGCGTCTCGCGCTCGCGGGTCTCAATCCGCATGCCGGCGAGAGCGGGGCCATGGGCCGCGAGGAGATCGAGATCATCGCGCCCGCCATCGCGACGCTGCGGGAAGAGGGGATCGACGCCACCGGGCCCCATCCGGCGGACACGCTGTTCCACGCGCGCGCCCGGTCGACCTACGACGCCGCGCTCGCGATGTATCACGACCAGGCGCTCGTCCCGATCAAGACCATCGCCTTCGACGAGGCGGTGAACGTCACGCTCGGCCTGCCCTTCGTGCGCACCTCGCCGGATCACGGCACGGCCTTCGACATCGCGGGGAAGGGGATGGCGCGGCCCGACAGCCTGATCGCCGCGATCCGGCTCGCCGGGCGGCTCGCGGCGCGCGAGCGCGCGGCATGA
- a CDS encoding tetratricopeptide repeat protein, which yields MLAFLNGRSRRPGLRTLAAALVATTLLAGGLAPAQAREGGAVEPARTLEGNYLAGYIAGLARDPAAAATFLREAMLEDPENPELRERGFVAFLADGAMDDAFRVATRMLEDDPDNGLARLALGVRDLKAARWDDALGRFEDASGARAADLTATLLAAWAHAGAREDAAALEAVDALAGEPAFEIFRLYHGGLLASFLGQPDEAEARLSAAYEMQPTALSVVDAYARHVSRRGRTEEAIGIYETFLEQVPRHPLAEARIASLRAGERPERPAPSIAEGAAEVLYALGSAGNMQGDEMPAIIYLRLALHLAPEHAMTLITLADVFERMDRRDSAIALYEEVPRGSPLHVTAEIEIAHALERLERNAEAESRLRRLMAEQPDDLEVVTALANILRVRQDWRTAARYYTTAIEMIGEPTAAHWTLFYFRGASYERAKEWPKAEADLKQALDLVPDSSPVGRAQVLNYLGYSWVDMGMNIEEAFEMLQEAVALSPRDGMIIDSLGWAYYRLGRYEDAVRELERAVELKPEDPVINDHLGDAYWRVGRRLEARFQWQHALDNDPDEEERETILRKLDVGLEDAPAPAAAEAPGGGGADGG from the coding sequence TTGCTCGCTTTCCTGAACGGACGTTCCCGCCGCCCCGGCCTGCGGACGCTCGCCGCGGCGCTCGTCGCGACCACGCTCCTCGCCGGCGGCCTCGCCCCCGCGCAGGCGCGCGAAGGCGGCGCGGTGGAGCCCGCGCGCACGCTGGAGGGCAACTACCTCGCCGGCTACATCGCCGGCCTCGCCCGCGATCCCGCGGCGGCGGCGACCTTCCTGCGCGAGGCGATGCTGGAGGACCCGGAGAACCCCGAGCTGCGCGAGCGCGGATTCGTCGCCTTCCTCGCAGACGGCGCCATGGACGACGCCTTCCGCGTCGCGACGCGGATGCTCGAGGACGATCCGGACAACGGCCTCGCGCGGCTCGCGCTCGGCGTGCGCGACCTCAAGGCCGCGCGCTGGGACGATGCGCTCGGCCGCTTCGAGGACGCGTCCGGCGCCCGCGCCGCGGACCTCACCGCGACGCTGCTCGCCGCCTGGGCCCATGCCGGCGCCCGCGAGGACGCGGCCGCGCTCGAGGCGGTGGACGCGCTCGCCGGCGAGCCCGCCTTCGAGATCTTCCGGCTCTATCACGGCGGGCTCCTCGCCTCCTTCCTGGGCCAGCCCGACGAGGCGGAGGCGCGGCTCTCCGCCGCCTACGAGATGCAGCCGACCGCCCTCTCCGTCGTCGACGCCTATGCCCGCCACGTCTCCCGGCGGGGCCGGACCGAGGAGGCGATCGGCATCTACGAGACCTTCCTCGAGCAGGTGCCCCGCCACCCGCTGGCGGAGGCCCGCATCGCGTCCCTGCGCGCCGGAGAGCGGCCCGAGCGCCCGGCGCCCTCGATCGCCGAGGGCGCGGCGGAGGTGCTCTACGCGCTCGGCTCCGCCGGCAACATGCAGGGCGACGAGATGCCGGCGATCATCTATCTCCGGCTCGCGCTGCATCTCGCGCCCGAGCACGCGATGACGCTGATCACCCTCGCCGACGTGTTCGAGCGCATGGACCGGCGCGACTCCGCCATCGCGCTCTACGAGGAGGTGCCGCGCGGCTCGCCGCTCCACGTCACCGCCGAGATCGAGATCGCCCACGCCCTGGAGCGGCTGGAGCGCAACGCCGAGGCGGAGAGCCGCCTGCGCCGGCTGATGGCCGAGCAGCCGGACGATCTCGAGGTCGTCACCGCGCTGGCGAACATCCTGCGCGTGCGTCAGGACTGGCGCACCGCCGCGCGATACTACACGACCGCCATCGAGATGATCGGCGAGCCCACCGCGGCGCACTGGACGCTGTTCTACTTCCGCGGCGCCTCCTACGAGCGCGCCAAGGAGTGGCCGAAGGCCGAAGCGGACCTGAAGCAGGCGCTCGATCTCGTCCCCGATTCGTCGCCCGTCGGGCGCGCCCAGGTCTTGAACTACCTCGGCTATTCCTGGGTCGACATGGGGATGAACATCGAGGAGGCCTTCGAGATGCTGCAGGAGGCCGTCGCGCTCTCGCCGCGGGACGGGATGATCATCGACAGCCTCGGCTGGGCCTATTATCGGCTGGGCCGCTACGAGGACGCCGTGCGCGAGCTCGAGCGGGCCGTGGAGCTCAAGCCCGAGGACCCGGTGATCAACGACCACCTGGGCGACGCCTATTGGCGGGTGGGGCGGCGGCTCGAGGCGCGCTTCCAGTGGCAGCACGCGCTCGACAACGATCCCGACGAGGAGGAGCGCGAGACGATCCTGCGCAAGCTGGACGTCGGCCTCGAGGACGCGCCCGCGCCGGCCGCCGCGGAAGCGCCCGGCGGCGGCGGGGCCGACGGCGGTTGA
- a CDS encoding radical SAM protein → MQVDGATALRSLRARILPLIDPQAQPLPSAPHTAFAWPTRLCSIGCAHCSFGARKRGPSEARLVAEHPVDLVDWLIAAKARRLVICGGGEPLDEPAFVQEALRRCAERALPVELYTAGISLLHATSPADAIAALRAAHAGAATPLAVRLSVDAFHEERVGLEHVVRWIQDQERLAPEWRLSLRGIRVEGDGSIERLAARLGASLERSAKGSGWMTLRSGRRVLCEWKGFVLENRGSLAVLASRGLALPSAERETLASMNHDGRNVGRPFSARLTVTNRRIDLEIHACGTVNILESQAADLRMRFLDHSWSGMRSAYFRDPLLHRIVVHDLPGIAELIAAAHGAGLGGPGVPAFSLQNLRDPDVLNAITALAVFEETGGFTYPPAVRDAARCVVDAYGLTPPAAAK, encoded by the coding sequence ATGCAGGTTGACGGTGCAACGGCGCTGCGGTCCTTGCGGGCGCGCATCCTGCCGCTCATCGATCCGCAAGCGCAGCCGCTCCCGTCCGCACCCCACACCGCCTTCGCCTGGCCGACGCGGCTATGCTCCATCGGCTGCGCCCATTGCAGCTTCGGAGCTCGGAAACGCGGCCCCTCGGAGGCCCGGCTCGTCGCGGAGCATCCGGTGGACCTGGTCGATTGGCTGATCGCGGCGAAGGCGCGACGTCTCGTGATCTGCGGCGGCGGCGAGCCGCTCGACGAGCCTGCCTTCGTACAGGAGGCTCTGCGCCGATGCGCCGAGCGCGCCCTGCCGGTGGAACTGTACACCGCCGGGATCTCGCTCCTCCACGCGACGTCGCCGGCGGATGCGATCGCGGCATTGCGCGCGGCGCACGCCGGTGCGGCGACACCGCTCGCCGTGCGGCTCAGCGTCGATGCGTTTCACGAGGAGCGAGTCGGCCTCGAGCACGTCGTGCGGTGGATCCAGGACCAGGAGCGTCTCGCACCCGAATGGCGTCTGTCGCTGCGCGGGATTCGCGTCGAGGGGGACGGCAGCATCGAACGCTTGGCTGCGCGGCTCGGCGCGAGCCTCGAGCGGTCGGCGAAGGGGAGCGGCTGGATGACGCTGCGCTCCGGCCGGCGGGTCCTTTGCGAATGGAAGGGCTTCGTGCTCGAGAACCGCGGAAGCCTCGCCGTCCTCGCGAGCCGCGGCCTCGCGCTTCCTTCGGCGGAGCGCGAGACGCTCGCCTCTATGAACCACGACGGCCGCAACGTAGGGCGCCCGTTCTCCGCACGCTTGACGGTGACCAACCGGAGAATCGATCTCGAGATCCACGCGTGCGGGACGGTCAACATCCTGGAATCCCAGGCGGCGGACCTGCGGATGCGCTTTCTCGACCACTCCTGGAGCGGCATGCGATCCGCCTATTTTCGCGACCCGTTGCTGCATCGGATCGTGGTTCATGATCTGCCCGGAATAGCCGAGCTGATCGCCGCGGCACACGGGGCCGGTCTCGGGGGACCCGGCGTGCCGGCTTTCAGCCTGCAGAACCTCAGGGATCCGGACGTGCTCAATGCGATAACGGCGCTCGCCGTCTTCGAGGAGACCGGCGGATTCACCTATCCGCCGGCGGTCCGGGACGCGGCGCGGTGCGTCGTCGATGCGTACGGGCTGACGCCTCCGGCCGCCGCGAAATGA